A single Diceros bicornis minor isolate mBicDic1 chromosome 7, mDicBic1.mat.cur, whole genome shotgun sequence DNA region contains:
- the FHIP1B gene encoding FHF complex subunit HOOK-interacting protein 1B isoform X4, which produces MERMNWLSRLASRGPGHRVPQGASLQTPVMADPETCLMVFKNHWSQVVRILERQGPRAAPGGADDLSAVRNHTYQMLTLLAEDRVVPSAPTAPGPLLEFALREDLLTRVLAWQLQWDELGDGVEERRAEQLKLFEMLVSEARQPLLRHGPVREALLTLLDACGRPVPSSPALDEGLVLLLSQLCVCLAREPSLLEFFLQPPPEPGAAPRLLLFSRLVPFVHREGTLGQQARDALLLLMALSAGSPTVGCYIADHSYFCPVLATGLSALYSSLPRKIEVPGDDWHCLRREDWLGVPALALFMSSLEFCNAVIQVAHPLVQKQLVDYIHNGFLVPVMGPALHKTSVEEMIASTAYLELFLRSISEPALLRTFLRFLLLHRHDTHTILDTLVARIGSNSRLCMVSLSLFRTLLNLSCEDVLLQLVLRYLVPCNHVMLSQKPAVRDVDLYGRAADKFLSLIPRCCRHRAPSPPRPEHASWARGGPSREAGRREDTTGPGSPSVDSSSVVTLPRPSTPSRLALFLRQQSLGGSEAPAPAPHSPGLATSPASSPGRRPSPAEEPGELEDNYLEYLREARRGVDRCVRACRTWSAPYDGERPPPEPSPVGSRTKKRSLLPEEDRDNVGDGEEEELGSEGLAGGAGEGPSHLPPPQINGMPGPWPEGAKKVRRVPQEGAGELLEGVSEGMAGLEGFGQELRELEVALSNGGAGSEPPLEPPLPLEEEEAYESFTCPPEPPGPFLSSPLRTLNQLPSQPFTGPFMAVLFAKLENMLQNSVYVNFLLTGLVAQLACHPQPLLRSFLLNTNMVFQPSVKSLLQ; this is translated from the exons ATGGAGAGGATGAACTGGCTGAGCAGACTGGCCTCCCGGGGCCCTGGGCACCGTGTACCTCAAGGGGCCAGTCTGCAGACCCCTGTCATGGCTGACCCTGAGACCTGCCTCATGGTCTTCAAGAATCACTGGTCCCAG GTGGTGCGAATCCTGGAGCGGCAAGGCCCTCGGGCAGCTCCTGGGGGTGCCGATGATCTCAGTGCTGTGCGCAACCACACTTACCAGATGTTGACATTGCTGGCAGAGGACCGTGTGGTCCCCTCGGCCCCCACAGCCCCTGGGCCTCTGCTGGAGTTCGCTCTGCGTGAAGATCTGCTAACCCGTGTGTTGGCCTGGCAGCTTCAATGGGATGAGCTTGGGGATGGGGTTGAGGAACGGCGGGCTGAGCAACTGAAACTATTTGAGATGCTAGTGAGTGAAGCTCGCCAGCCACTATTGCGGCATGGTCCAGTTCGTGAGGCTCTGCTGACCTTGCTGGATGCCTGTGGCCGCCCTGTGCCCAGTAGCCCAGCACTGGATGAAGGCCTGGTGCTACTTCTCAGccagctgtgtgtgtgtctggcccGGGAACCTTCATTGCTTGAGTTCTTCCTGCAGCCACCTCCTGAACCTGGAGCTGCCCCCCGCCTTCTCCTCTTTTCTCGCCTTGTCCCCTTCGTCCATCGAGAGGGTACCCTGGGCCAGCAGGCCCGTGACGCCCTACTCCTGCTCATGGCTCTGTCAGCTGGGAGCCCCACTGTGGGCTGCTACATCGCAGATCACTCTTACTTCTGCCCG GTGCTGGCCACAGGGCTGAGTGCCCTATACTCCTCACTGCCCCGAAAGATTGAGGTTCCAGGGGATGATTGGCACTGCCTGCGACGAGAGGACTGGCTGGGAGTGCCAGCCCTTGCGCTCTTCATGAGTTCCCTAGAGTTCTGCAATGCAGTCATTCAG GTGGCCCACCCTCTGGTGCAGAAGCAGCTGGTTGATTATATCCATAATGGATTCCTGGTGCCTGTCATGGGCCCTGCCCTGCACAAG ACCTCTGTGGAGGAGATGATCGCCAGTACCGCCTATCTGGAACTTTTTCTACGGAGTATCTCAGAGCCTGCTTTGCTCCGTACCTTCCTGCGATTCCTGCTGTTACACCGGCATGACACCCACACCATCCTTGACACCCTCGTTGCCCGTATTGGCAGCAATTCCCGG ctctGCATGGTCTCTCTGAGTCTCTTCAGGACCCTCCTGAACCTCAGCTGTGAGGATGTCCTGCTGCAGCTGGTTCTCAG GTATCTTGTCCCATGTAACCATGTGATGCTGAGTCAGAAGCCAGCTGTGCGTGATGTGGACCTATATGGACGAGCAGCGGACAAGTTTCTCTCCCTAATCCCACGCTGTTGTCGGCACCGTGCCCCCAGCCCACCCCGTCCAGAGCATGCCTCGTGGGCACGAGGTGGGCCTAgcagagaggcagggagaagggaggacacCACGG GCCCTGGAAGCCCAAGTGTTGACTCCTCttctgtggtgacactgccccggccctccaccccatctcgtctgGCCCTCTTCCTGCGACAGCAGAGCCTGGGTGGCTCCgaggccccagccccagcccctcactCACCAGGGCTTGCCACATCTCCAGCCTCCAGCCCTGGTCGACGGCCCAGTCCTGCAGAGGAGCCTGGTGAGCTGGAAGACAATTACCTGGAGTATCTGCGTGAGGCGCGCCGTGGTGTGGACCGCTGTGTCCGAGCCTGCCGTACCTGGTCTGCCCCCTATGATGGCGAGCGGCCCCCTCCTGAGCCCAGTCCTGTTGGCTCCCGGACTAAGAAACGCAGCCTACTGCCTGAGGAGGACAGGGACAatgtgggggatggggaggaggaagagctggggaGTGAGGGGCTGGCTGGGGGTGCAGGGGAGGGCCCCAgccacctgccccctccccagatcAATGGGATGCCAGGACCATGGCCTGAGGGGGCCAAGAAGGTTCGTCGGGTGCCACAGGAGGGAGCTGGGGAACTGCTAGAGGGCGTCTCCGAGGGCATGGCAGGACTAGAGGGCTTTGGGCAGGAGCTCCGGGAGCTGGAGGTGGCGTTGAGCAATGGGGGGGCTGGCTCAGAGCCCCCCCTAGAGCCTCCACTACCtcttgaggaggaggaggcctaCGAGAGCTTCACCTGTCCCCCTGAGCCCCCTGGCCCCTTCCTCAGCAGCCCTTTGCGGACTCTCAACCAGCTGCCAAGCCAACCCTTCACTG
- the FHIP1B gene encoding FHF complex subunit HOOK-interacting protein 1B isoform X3: MERMNWLSRLASRGPGHRVPQGASLQTPVMADPETCLMVFKNHWSQVVRILERQGPRAAPGGADDLSAVRNHTYQMLTLLAEDRVVPSAPTAPGPLLEFALREDLLTRVLAWQLQWDELGDGVEERRAEQLKLFEMLVSEARQPLLRHGPVREALLTLLDACGRPVPSSPALDEGLVLLLSQLCVCLAREPSLLEFFLQPPPEPGAAPRLLLFSRLVPFVHREGTLGQQARDALLLLMALSAGSPTVGCYIADHSYFCPVLATGLSALYSSLPRKIEVPGDDWHCLRREDWLGVPALALFMSSLEFCNAVIQVAHPLVQKQLVDYIHNGFLVPVMGPALHKTSVEEMIASTAYLELFLRSISEPALLRTFLRFLLLHRHDTHTILDTLVARIGSNSRLCMVSLSLFRTLLNLSCEDVLLQLVLRYLVPCNHVMLSQKPAVRDVDLYGRAADKFLSLIPRCCRHRAPSPPRPEHASWARGGPSREAGRREDTTGPGSPSVDSSSVVTLPRPSTPSRLALFLRQQSLGGSEAPAPAPHSPGLATSPASSPGRRPSPAEEPGELEDNYLEYLREARRGVDRCVRACRTWSAPYDGERPPPEPSPVGSRTKKRSLLPEEDRDNVGDGEEEELGSEGLAGGAGEGPSHLPPPQINGMPGPWPEGAKKVRRVPQEGAGELLEGVSEGMAGLEGFGQELRELEVALSNGGAGSEPPLEPPLPLEEEEAYESFTCPPEPPGPFLSSPLRTLNQLPSQPFTGPFMAVLFAKLENMLQNSVYVNFLLTGLVAQLACHPQPLLRSFLLNTNMVFQPSVKSLLQVCDACMHGCWAL; encoded by the exons ATGGAGAGGATGAACTGGCTGAGCAGACTGGCCTCCCGGGGCCCTGGGCACCGTGTACCTCAAGGGGCCAGTCTGCAGACCCCTGTCATGGCTGACCCTGAGACCTGCCTCATGGTCTTCAAGAATCACTGGTCCCAG GTGGTGCGAATCCTGGAGCGGCAAGGCCCTCGGGCAGCTCCTGGGGGTGCCGATGATCTCAGTGCTGTGCGCAACCACACTTACCAGATGTTGACATTGCTGGCAGAGGACCGTGTGGTCCCCTCGGCCCCCACAGCCCCTGGGCCTCTGCTGGAGTTCGCTCTGCGTGAAGATCTGCTAACCCGTGTGTTGGCCTGGCAGCTTCAATGGGATGAGCTTGGGGATGGGGTTGAGGAACGGCGGGCTGAGCAACTGAAACTATTTGAGATGCTAGTGAGTGAAGCTCGCCAGCCACTATTGCGGCATGGTCCAGTTCGTGAGGCTCTGCTGACCTTGCTGGATGCCTGTGGCCGCCCTGTGCCCAGTAGCCCAGCACTGGATGAAGGCCTGGTGCTACTTCTCAGccagctgtgtgtgtgtctggcccGGGAACCTTCATTGCTTGAGTTCTTCCTGCAGCCACCTCCTGAACCTGGAGCTGCCCCCCGCCTTCTCCTCTTTTCTCGCCTTGTCCCCTTCGTCCATCGAGAGGGTACCCTGGGCCAGCAGGCCCGTGACGCCCTACTCCTGCTCATGGCTCTGTCAGCTGGGAGCCCCACTGTGGGCTGCTACATCGCAGATCACTCTTACTTCTGCCCG GTGCTGGCCACAGGGCTGAGTGCCCTATACTCCTCACTGCCCCGAAAGATTGAGGTTCCAGGGGATGATTGGCACTGCCTGCGACGAGAGGACTGGCTGGGAGTGCCAGCCCTTGCGCTCTTCATGAGTTCCCTAGAGTTCTGCAATGCAGTCATTCAG GTGGCCCACCCTCTGGTGCAGAAGCAGCTGGTTGATTATATCCATAATGGATTCCTGGTGCCTGTCATGGGCCCTGCCCTGCACAAG ACCTCTGTGGAGGAGATGATCGCCAGTACCGCCTATCTGGAACTTTTTCTACGGAGTATCTCAGAGCCTGCTTTGCTCCGTACCTTCCTGCGATTCCTGCTGTTACACCGGCATGACACCCACACCATCCTTGACACCCTCGTTGCCCGTATTGGCAGCAATTCCCGG ctctGCATGGTCTCTCTGAGTCTCTTCAGGACCCTCCTGAACCTCAGCTGTGAGGATGTCCTGCTGCAGCTGGTTCTCAG GTATCTTGTCCCATGTAACCATGTGATGCTGAGTCAGAAGCCAGCTGTGCGTGATGTGGACCTATATGGACGAGCAGCGGACAAGTTTCTCTCCCTAATCCCACGCTGTTGTCGGCACCGTGCCCCCAGCCCACCCCGTCCAGAGCATGCCTCGTGGGCACGAGGTGGGCCTAgcagagaggcagggagaagggaggacacCACGG GCCCTGGAAGCCCAAGTGTTGACTCCTCttctgtggtgacactgccccggccctccaccccatctcgtctgGCCCTCTTCCTGCGACAGCAGAGCCTGGGTGGCTCCgaggccccagccccagcccctcactCACCAGGGCTTGCCACATCTCCAGCCTCCAGCCCTGGTCGACGGCCCAGTCCTGCAGAGGAGCCTGGTGAGCTGGAAGACAATTACCTGGAGTATCTGCGTGAGGCGCGCCGTGGTGTGGACCGCTGTGTCCGAGCCTGCCGTACCTGGTCTGCCCCCTATGATGGCGAGCGGCCCCCTCCTGAGCCCAGTCCTGTTGGCTCCCGGACTAAGAAACGCAGCCTACTGCCTGAGGAGGACAGGGACAatgtgggggatggggaggaggaagagctggggaGTGAGGGGCTGGCTGGGGGTGCAGGGGAGGGCCCCAgccacctgccccctccccagatcAATGGGATGCCAGGACCATGGCCTGAGGGGGCCAAGAAGGTTCGTCGGGTGCCACAGGAGGGAGCTGGGGAACTGCTAGAGGGCGTCTCCGAGGGCATGGCAGGACTAGAGGGCTTTGGGCAGGAGCTCCGGGAGCTGGAGGTGGCGTTGAGCAATGGGGGGGCTGGCTCAGAGCCCCCCCTAGAGCCTCCACTACCtcttgaggaggaggaggcctaCGAGAGCTTCACCTGTCCCCCTGAGCCCCCTGGCCCCTTCCTCAGCAGCCCTTTGCGGACTCTCAACCAGCTGCCAAGCCAACCCTTCACTG
- the CNGA4 gene encoding cyclic nucleotide-gated cation channel alpha-4, whose protein sequence is MSQDSKVKTTESSPSALAKARKSLPVLDPSGDHYYWWLNTMVFPVMYNLIIVVCRACFPDLQHSYLVAWLVLDYISDLLYLLDIVVRFHTGFLEQGILVVDKGKIASRYVRTWSFLLDLASLVPTDVAYLLLGPHTPTLRLNRFLRAPRLFEAFDRTETRTAYPNAFRITKLMLYIFVVIHWNSCLYFALSRYLGFGRDSWVYPDPAQPGFERLRRQYLYSFYFSTLILTTVGDTPLPAREEEYLFMVGDFLLAVMGFATIMGSMSSVIYNMNTADAAFYPDHALVKKYMKLQHVNRRLEQRVIDWYQHLQINKKMTNEVAILQHLPERLRAEVAVSVHLSTLSRVQIFQNCEASLLEELVLKLQPQTYSPGEYVCRKGDIGREMYIIREGQLAVVADDGVTQYAVLGAGLYFGEISIINIKGNMSGNRRTANIKSLGYSDLFCLSKEDLREVLSEYPQAQAVMEEKGREILLKLNKLDVNAEAAEIALQEATESRLRGLDQQLDDLQTKFARLLAELESSALKIAYRIERLEWQTREWPMPEELAEADDEDEPGEGTSKGGEGRAGQGGPPGPE, encoded by the exons ATGAGCCAGGACAGCAAAGTGAAGACGACAGAGtccagtccctctgccttggCCAAGGCCAG GAAGTCGCTGCCTGTCCTGGACCCATCTGGAGATCACTACTACTGGTGGCTGAACACAATGGTCTTCCCAGTAATGTATAACCTCATCATCGTCGTGTGCAG AGCCTGCTTTCCCGACTTGCAGCACAGTTATCTGGTGGCCTGGTTAGTACTGGACTACATAAGTGACCTGCTGTACCTACTGGACATCGTGGTGCGCTTCCATACAG GGTTCTTGGAACAGGGCATCCTGGTGGTAGACAAAGGTAAGATCGCCAGTCGCTACGTTCGCACCTGGAGCTTCCTCTTAGACCTGGCTTCCCTGGTGCCCACGGACGTGGCCTACTTGCTGCTGGGCCCGCACACACCCACACTGAGGTTGAACCGCTTTCTGCGTGCGCCCCGCCTCTTTGAGGCCTTTGACCGCACAGAGACGCGCACGGCTTACCCAAACGCCTTTCGCATCACCAAGCTGATGCTTTACATTTTTGTTGTCATCCATTGGAACAGCTGCCTGTACTTTGCCCTGTCCCGGTACCTGGGCTTCGGGCGTGACTCCTGGGTGTACCCGGACCCCGCGCAGCCTGGCTTTGAGCGCCTGCGGCGCCAGTACCTCTATAGCTTTTACTTCTCCACGCTGATCCTGACCACCGTGGGCGATACGCCGCTGCCAGCCCGGGAGGAGGAGTACCTCTTCATGGTGGGGGACTTCCTGCTGGCCGTCATGGGTTTCGCCACCATCATGGGTAGCATGAGCTCTGTCATCTACAACATGAACACTGCAGATGCGGCTTTCTACCCGGACCACGCCCTTGTGAAGAAGTACATGAAGCTGCAGCACGTCAACCGCCGGCTGGAGCAGCGAGTTATTGACTG GTACCAGCACCTGCAGATCAACAAGAAGATGACCAATGAGGTAGCTATCTTACAGCACTTGCCTGAGCGGTTGCGGGCGGAAGTGGCCGTGTCTGTACACCTGTCTACTCTGAGCCGGGTGCAgatcttccagaactgtgaggccaGCCTGCTGGAGGAACTGGTGCTGAAGCTGCAGCCCCAGACCTACTCACCAGGGGAATATGTCTGCCGCAAAGGGGACATTGGCCGGGAGATGTACATCATCCGCGAGGGTCAACTGGCTGTGGTGGCAGATGATGGTGTCACACAGTATGCTGTGCTTGGTGCAGGGCTCTACTTTGGGGAGATCAGCATCATCAACATCAAAG GGAATATGTCCGGGAACCGCCGCACAGCCAACATCAAGAGTCTAGGTTATTCAGACCTGTTTTGCCTGAGCAAGGAGGACCTGCGGGAAGTGCTGAGCGAGTATCCACAGGCCCAGGCTGTCATGGAGGAAAAGGGCCGTGAGATCCTGCTCAAACTGAACAAGTTGGATGTAAATGCCGAGGCAGCTGAGATCGCCCTACAGGAGGCCACAGAGTCCCGGTTGCGAGGCCTCGACCAGCAACTCGATGATCTACAGACCAAATTCGCCCGcctcctggctgagctggagtcCAGCGCACTCAAGATCGCTTATCGCATCGAACGGCTAGAGTGGCAGACACGAGAGTGGCCAATGCCTGAGGAACTGGCAGAGGCTGATGATGAggatgagcctggggagggaacTTCCAAGGGTggagagggcagggctggccagggGGGTCCCCCAGGCCCAGAGTGA